One Pseudoalteromonas rubra genomic window, ACTGAACTGGCGTTTGCTTCGATACACTGTGGACAGGGTTGCACCGAAGCGGTAATAAGCAAAGACGGGGAGATCTTTGTGTTGGCTGATTCTAATCTGATTGGACATTTTACATTGTCAGAGCAGGGGTATCAGCTGGTGCAAGAGTACCCATTAGCCTTGCATGAAGATGGAGAGCCGCCGTTTGAGTTCTTAGGTTTAGCGTACGACGCACTCAATGACCGTTATTTCCTGGTATCCAATAGCGATGACGCGTCACAACAGGACTGGTTATTTACCCTGGATAGTCAGTTTAATCTTGTATCTCGCCAGCCCCTTAGCTACACAGGGGAGACAGAAGGGAGTCTCAACGAATATACTGCAATGGGCCTGTATTTCTCTGAAGATGCGTTGTGGATGGTATCTGAGCAATTCACAAAAGTGATTAAGTTGACGCTGAGTGGTGAGATTGTGTCTGTCTATGATCTGCTGCCGGAGGATATGACTATGCCCAGTGACCTGGTTGTCAAAGATGGCAAAGTATATTTGATTGGTGATCATGAAAATGGTGAGCCGGTGCCACCGCTTATCGAGTTGACGATTGAATAAGTAGTGGTAAAGGGGCTGGCACCGCTAGCCCCATTAGCTCAATCAGAAGCGCCAGTTAACGTTGGCCCACAGTGTGCGGCTGGCCTCATTTACTTTGTCGATTTGTGCGTAGCCACTGACCATAGCGCCTGCGCGACTCAAATGTTCGGCATAGGTTTTATCCAGCACATTATCTACCCCGAGACTCAATAACAGTTCATCTGAATGGCTATAGGATAAGTTCAGTGCCAGTGTACCAAAGCCATGGCTGGGTCCGACATCCTGACCGGCAATGTTACCCTGGCCGATAGCAACGCGGTCCTGGCTTTTTACGAGACGCCATAAACCACCTACTTGCCATTTATCCAGTGTGTAATCCATGGCGAAACGTGCCTGCAGGGGAGGCTGCTGTGCCAGTGCCGTATGATCTGTTTTATTGCTGCCACGCACATAGTTGATGCTGGTTGTGAAATTCAGTTGTTTACTGAGCTCAACCTGGGTTTCCATTTCCAGCCCCATAGTTTGTGCATCAATGTTCCGGGTCACCGCCAGTGTTTTGTCCATCACTTCGTACTGATTATCGGTGAGCAGGTAATCATCTATGCGGTTGTAAAACAAAGACACTGAGGTAGTCATAGCGGATTTTTGTAGCATCCAGCCGATATCCAGCTGGTTCGTTTTCTCCGTCTCCAGTAAGAAGGCACTCATGCTATCGACACTCCGGCGTCCGCCACCCATTAACTCCCAGTAATCTGGGAAGCGTTCACTGTGCCCGGCACCGATGTAATAGCTCATATCTTTATGCTGGACCTGATAACGTGTAAATCCGCTCAACAAGGTGTCATCACGTGTCTGGTCCGCCGTTGGATTAGGCATTGGCATCATCATAGAGCCAAGTTGCTGGCGCTTGTCAGTTGCTGACCAGTCATCAATGCGCAGCCCGCTCACCCACTGGCTGCGCTTCGGGCCTTCAGTCTTGAGTGCGTATTCAAACTCGCCAAATAGCCCGGTTTGTTTAAACTCAGCATTATCACGGCGAGGCAGTGTTTCCACCGGTATCATTGGTTGGTTCATGCTAACACGGATGCGGTGGCGGTTTTGCTGATGATCAACCCCGTAACGCAATGTGTGTTTTGTATTGACGGCAGAAGTGAGCATCAGTTTACCACCCCAGGTGCGACGGTCGGGATTGGATGAGGTCGGGGCTTTCATCATCATAGTGGGCGTAAATGTGCGCAGGCTATGGTTATCCATGATGTGATCTATGTTGTTGTAATACACGTTGGCTTCCAGCGCGTGGCTAAACCCGCTCAGTTCATCCAGCTCAACGCTGAGTGCAACGTGGTTACGGTCAAACTTGCTGCCATCCATCATGCGATCAGCATAGGCGACCTCACCATCACTGCGACCCAGACTCAGGCTATAGAGACTGTCATCATCGGGCGTGTAGGCAAACTCGGAGTCGAGATTCCACTTGTCATATGCTGAGTGAATGGATTGACCTTCGCCGTCCTCATAGTCATCGGCATCGCTTTTGCTGGCAGCAAGGCGTGCATAGTAATCCTCTGTGCCTCCTTTCACGTCTGCATTCACCATACGCTTACCAAAACTGCCCAGGGTCGCATTGGCAAACCCTTGCCAGCCTGCTTCACTCAGGCGTTCTGATTCACGCTCAAAAATGACAGTGGCGGCGCTGTTACCGGGGCCATAAAGGACGGTTTGAGGTCCTTTAATCACCGTTAAAGTATCGTAGGTTTGTGGTGTGATGTAGGCCGTGGGCGGATCCATACGCCCGCCGCAGCCGCCAAGCGTCTGACCGCCATCGGTAATAATGTTAAGACGTGATCCGGCCATCCCGCGAAAAACAGGGTCGCTGCTTGCGCCGCCTTTTTTTACTAAAGAAAAGCCGGCGATACTGGATAGCAAGTCCGCCCCATCCTGCGCAGGCAAAGGTTGTCTTGGGGCTTTAGGGTCGGTTTTGATATCTAAAGGGCTATGCATAGGCGCGATAACCACGATGCGCTCTAAACTGTCAGTGTGTGTATCGTGCTGTGCATCCTGGCTCTGTGCAGAAAAAGCGGCCGTAACAGCAAGCCAAATGAGGTTTCTGGTCATGATTCATCCCAAAGTGTTTTCACGTTGTTATTGAGAAGAATTTTACTTGTCAGACAAAAGGTTGGGATGTGACAAATTGTCGCACTTGCGCAAGATATAAGGGAAAATATCAAAAACTTTGACCTAAAACAAAAACAGCCACCAAATGGCGGCTGTTTTTGGATGATAAAATGCAGTACAACCTATATGGCCATCACTTCCATTTGTTGATCGCACCATTGCAGGGCTTCGTGGTAATAATCAGGCAACAGATCAGGGTCAAGGCCCAGTTGCTGCGACAGTTCATTGGCCCCCTGCCACTCGGCTTGTTCATAGAGTTTGATGAGCGCCAGGTAACTGGCCAGCAGACCTTCTTGCTTCACTAGGGCATCTTTGATCTCAATAGCCAGTGGCAGCTTGTTCATCACACTGTCCATGCTTTCATCTAAAATTGCGTCCATCAGTGACATCATACCTGCCAGGAAGGCCATGCCGGTGTCTTTTAGGTTACGGTGTTTAACCGCTAATAACTCAGCAAAACGCGCGCGAGTCAGAGACAGACGGACCAGTTCGAGTGGTTTCTCTGAAGACACCTGAGAGGCAAAGAGTAAAGAAAGAAACTTCTTCAGCTCCTGATTGCCAAGTACCACCAAAGCTTGCTTAATGGTGGAGATCTCTGCACGCCGTTTAAAGGCGGCTGAATTTGAGTAGCGCAGCAGCTTATAGCTGAGGTTAACATCGCGCTCGAATACTTGTGTGATCCGCTTTAAGTCGACGTCAACGCTGGATGTTTCGTATAGCAGTTCGGCCAGCGCCATCTCTGAAGGGGGCAGGGTTTTACTCTGAACCACTTCGGGCTTGGCAAAAAAGAACCCCTGGAAATAGCTGAATCCAAGATCAAGTGCCTGCTGGTACTGCTCATGTGTTTCGACTTTTTCGGCAACCAGCTCAATATTTTTAAACGGTGCAATGGCTTCTTTAATCTCTTCAATGGTTGCGACATCTGTGGTCAGCATGTCTATCTTGATTTGATCAATGAAGGGGTAGAAATGTCGCCACACTTTTTGATGCTGATAATCATCAAGCACTATGGTGTAGCCTTTTTGCTTCAGGTCCTGCACTGCACCGAGCAGGCGTTTCCCCGGCTGAACGGTTTCAAGAATTTCTACAACCAATTGCTCACGCCCCATCATGGTGGGGTAACCTTTCAGCAAGGTGTCGAGTGTGAAGTTGATATAGGCCGGTTTATTGTCGGTCAAATCTTCCAGACCAAAGTTAAACTGGCTGCCTTCGATCAATCTGGAGGTCGCTTCAGAGCCATCTATCTCAGGAAAGACATTGTCTAAACCGTCGCGAAAAAGCAGCTCGTAGCCCACGAGCTCTTTGTTTTTGTTTAGGATTGGCTGCCTGGCGGCATAAAAATACATGAAAGATACACCTGACTGAATACTTCTACTGCAGAACAATATAAGGCAATCTCAGGCATATTTCATTAACTAATTCAGCTTGTTTCAGCTTTTGGTATTAAGGTATGAGGTCGTTTGCGCGCAATTCATAAGCACTTCACCTTGTGTAGCTTGGGTGGCGATCTTTGCCATGTTATAGTGGCGCTTTCGCAATGGCTTTTGTCCCAATCTCAGCTAACAACAAAACAGCATCTGATATTGTGGAGAGGAGCTCGACTATAGGAGGTAATTTTGGAAACTGGCACTATGATCTCTCTTGCCATGTATTTCATCGCCATGCTGGGAATTGGACTGTACGCGTATCGTAAGTCAACCAGTGATGTGTCGGGTTATATGTTAGGTGGAAGAAGCCTTCCACCCAGTGTTGCGGCCCTGTCTGCGGGTGCCTCAGATATGAGTGGCTGGATCCTGATGGGCCTGCCCGGCGCCATGTTTGTGAGCGGTTTTAGCAGTACCTGGATTGCCATTGGTCTGCTGATTGGCGCATTTTTAAATTACCTGCTGGTGGCACCGCGTTTACGTGTATATACCGAGCTGGCGAACGACGCGATAACCATTCCGGACTACTTTGCTAATCGCTTTGAAGATAAAGGCAATGCATTGCGTATTGTATCTGCGCTGGTGATCATTGTTTTCTTCACAATGTATACGTCTGCTGGTGTGGTTTCCGGCGGTAAGCTATTTGAAAACTCCTTTGGCATGAGTTACGAAGCCGGTTTGTATATCACGACGGGCGTGGTGGTTTTGTATACTTTGTTTGGTGGGTTTCTGGCGGTTAGTCTGACCGACTTTGTGCAGGGGTGTATTATGTTCCTGGCGCTAATTTTAGTGCCAGTGGTGACTTATTCATTACTGGATAACCCGCTGAACGTTACGCTTAATGAAATCAATCCACAGCTACTAACCTTGATTGGAGCAGGTGGCGCTATTGGCATCGTTTCTGCCATGTCCTGGGGTCTGGGTTATTTCGGGCAACCACATATTATCGTGCGCTTTATGTCAGTGCGCAGCGTTAAAGATATGCCAACGGCGCGTCGCATTGGTATGAGCTGGATGCTGGTGGCCACTTTAGGGGCTATCACAACGGGTCTGTTTGGCGCAGCGTACGCCCACGAAAAGGGCATTGTGGTTGAAGATCCTGAAACCATTTTCCTGATCTTATCTGAATTGCTCTTCCACCCGTTGATTGCAGGTTTCTTACTTGCTGCGATTTTGGCAGCGATTATGAGTACCATTTCGTCTCAGCTTTTGGTGAGCTCCAGTTCATTAACTGAAGACTTCTACAAGATCTTCCTGCGCAAAGAGGCATCAGATAAAGAGCTTGTGCTGGTAGGGCGGATCAGTGTGGCGCTGGTTTCTATGTTTGCAATCTACCTTGCATACGACAGAGACAGCACCATCTTAAGCCTGGTAAGTAATGCTTGGGCCGGGTTTGGTGCTGCATTTGGTCCTCTGGTACTGCTCAGCTTATTCTGGAAGCGTATGAACTTTGCGGGTGCATTGTCGGGCATGATAGTGGGCGCAGCAACCGTGTTGTTCTGGATCTATGGCCCGGTAACGGTAGATGGCCAACCGCTTAGTGCGCTTATCTATGAAATTGTACCTGGGTTTATTGCATCCGCTATTGCGATCGTTGCCGTGAGCCTGGCAACGTCAGCACCCCGCACTGAAATAACAGACACGTTCGAAGAAATGCAAAAAGCACTTTAATACCTATTTGCTCCTTCAAATCGAACAGGTATTAAGTGAAATTGGTATAAAGCGTTGCATCGACTTCAATAGCCGTAGCTTTCTAGCTGCGGCTTTTTTATATTTGCGCTATGAGACAGACGGGCTTTTCTACCATTCAGCCAGAAAATCTGACAGTTGAACAGATTTACAGTCTCGCCAGTTTTGACCCGGTATAGTTTTCGCATGTCCAATTTGTCGTATTGTTGTTCCATTTTTTCTAATTTTCCTTATGATGGACACTATCGTGATCCGGTCAGTAGTAGGCTTTTTGGCCAATGTCATGATGCAGGAGATCATCCGCAATAATGTGAATTTAAAGCAATTAATGCTTGTTACTATATGGCAATGAGGTTAACATGAACGCAACCTTTTGTGGGTGGTCCTTTTAAATATCAAAGAAGGACGGAAAATATTATGAAGTTTTTTATAAAGCGCTTAAATAACAAACCAAAAATGAACCAGCTAGACAGCTCTCTGAACTTAACTCTAGAAAGTGTACGATTGGTAACTGGTGGAACTGGTGGTGGGAATGGTGCACAACCAAAAGTGCAGCGTTTTTCCCCTGAAGCTAAAACAGTATTTTTTGGCGGGTAAATAGTAGGATTTTTGCCGAGCATGAATGAGTTTTTTATAGTTACTGGATGGATAATAACAGCGTTAGAACTATTCGTTGTATTGTTCCTGCTGCACTGCTTTAAGCAGCACCGCTTTGAACTTTTCTTTGGGGGAAAAAAGACCCTGAAAAAGCAAAGCGACCATGAGCTGCATTCATGCTTTCTATCTTCTCTGGCGGTGCTTGTGTTTTACACGTCCAGCTCTAGTTTAGGTACTTACATTTTAGGCCTTCCTTTTGAGTCGGTTCAGATGCGTCAAGTTTATTATTTTTCTTTGGTGTGCACTGGGGCTGGATTTATGACAGTTTTGTACCTCTTGCATGCCATTCGAGGGTGTAGTTTTTCTGTAACTACAAGAACTGTAGCATACATAGCACTAGCAGTAATGTTTATGAATTTTAGCCAGTTGGTTTTACGAGGCTACTTAGATAGTGACATCTTGTTTGATATCTACGGACCATTTGTAGTGATGTGCAACATTGGTACATTTTTTGTTTTAGCCAAATACCCTTTCTATAGAATAATGGAATCTAAACTCGCCAAAGGAGAGATTTAATATGGAGCTGATCTTAATTGGTAGTATGTTAATCATTATGGCGCTGATTTTTGTTTTGGCCATGATTGTAAAGGGGTCTAGTTTAAAGCTGTTTGAACAACGCTTTAGGTCGCTGATCACTGTTGCAAAAGAAAACAACGAAGAAGTCGAGGACAAGTACAGCGAAGCATACGAAATTGTAATGGAGTTTGGCGATTTGCTTGCTGCTGAAAAGAACCTTGAACAATATTATGGTGTGAAAGATATTTATGACCGCGTTGAAGAATTCAGAGCAGAAAACAACCAGGCCGTTGAGAAAGACAGAGTCATCCTGAAGGTGGTTAAATAGGTCTGCTAACTTCTAACTGCTAAGCCGCGCGCTTTCGTGTGGTTATTTACATGGGTTATCGGTGGTATTGGCCATTCCATCCAGCGATTTCAGATAGCTGTAAATCTCACATCGATAAGCTTTACTGCAGCAATTAACGTCTATTACTACTTTTCAGTCTGACTAAATCCTGGATCCACTCAATAAACTTCACTGCGTTATGCGTTCTGAATCGTGTTTTATTGGGAATGTAGTAGCACAATGGCGAAGTTATGCTTTTTTCTCCCACTGGGGCCAACTGGCCGGTTGAGCACATGCCCCGGGCCAGTATCTCTGAACAAAACACCAGGGCGTTTTCTATCACAGCCTGCTGAATACCAAACAACTCCTGATCAAACTCCCGGATAACAAAGTCTGCTTTACTCAGTCCGTTGTGTGCCAGCCAGTCATCCAGCGGAGGTTCACACAGCTCGCGATTCTTCCAGCGTGTTGTATAGAGTAACGGTCGGACCGCAGCGCCCTCTAATGCCCTGAGCGCCTTGCTTCCAAACAAGTTGAACCGCTCCCCACTCAGGCGGTCTTCAACCGGGACGTCTTTGATGTTACCCAGCCTTACGGGGATTGAATTGGGCAGGTTATCAGGCAGCTCTCCACTTGAAACTTGCATCGAGATGTCCGGATAACGTGCTGAGAACGCACCTTGTGCAGGTAATAGCACCAGCGCCGCAAATGAAGAAGTGGTGCTCACCTGGACGACTTCATTGAGTTGCTGAATGTCTGCCAGCGCACTTTCAATTGTTGCAAAGCCCTCGGAAGTCGCATTGGCCAGCAACACGCCAGTTTCAGTGAGCAGAACCTTTCTGGGCAAGCGTTGAAATAAACGCACATTGAGGCGGTGTTCGAGCTTACTGATGTGATGAGAAATCGCTGTTGGCGTTAAGGAAAGCTCTTCTGCTGCGTGTTTGAAGCTGCCATGGCGTGCCGCAGCGTCGAACGCCCTGAGTGCCTGTAAAGAAACAGATAATGCCATGTTAGTCATCCAATCAACAATCTTATGGGTGATTTTAACTCATCTATAGGTGTAAGAGTATCGTTTGTTCAGCTGAGTGCCTTAACGCACACTGTCACCTGTTCAGTAATCAAAAAGGTAACTAGCATGAGCACAATTTTACATATAGATTCAAGCGTCAGAGCGATTGACAATGACAATCCATCACATAATTCACTGTCGAAGCAGATTGCCCGGCAGTTTGTCGAAAGCTGGCAAGAAACGTCTTCAATAGATGAATATATCTATCGTGATGTAGGGATACATCCACCACAATTTATCACTCAGGATTGGATTGGGGCTGTATTCACCCCGGAAAGTAAAAGGACTGCGGATCAGAAGCTGCTATTGGCCTTATCCGATACGCTGATCGATGAGCTGACCCGTGCCGACATTATTGTCATTTCAACACCTATGTACAATTATGGCATGCCAGCACAACTCAAGGCCTGGTTTGATCAGATTGTTCGGGTTAACAAAACATTTGATTTTGATCTCAAGCGGGGAGACTTTCCGTTAGCGCCTTTACTGTCGGGTAAAACATTGGTTGCCATAGCCTCATGTGGCGAATTTGGCTTCGAAGAGCCTGAGATAAGAGCCAAAAGCAATCATCTGATGCCACATTTACGCACGTTAAGTCGTTATCTCGGGGTTGAAACCATGTATGAAATAGTCAGTGAATATCAGGAGTTTGCCGATGACAGGCATCAGGCTTCGCTTACACAGGCGTTTGAACAAGCGCAAAGTCTTGCATTGGCATTGGCTCAGAGCCAGCAAATCACACACACTGACGAACAGCTGGTGTAAGAGCGGTTACTAAGATTGTTCTGTTTAACTACAAAAGTGGTCGCTTTGGGTTACTTTTGTTTTCTTCAATAACGTGCTTTATTAAGCCCGCTTTTTTTCATTGTGTGCGACCGAGCTCTGCTGGAGGAGGGGTTTCAGGTCGCGCAGAATAATATGGCCATAATCCTGATATCCTGCCTGCGTGCCGGGTGTAAACCACTTCATATGCGAAATGAACTCAAGGGAATTGGCAATGCTGGTGATCAGGCTTTGTTCCATGTCAGAGTGGTAAGCCAGCGGCGGCTCTACAGGGGCCGGGGGCGTATGGGTCACATTTTGCTGTTCGCCGGTCAGCAGCCATAATGCGCTGTCTTTAGTCGCCGGATGTAAAAAGAATTTGCTTACTACCGACAAGGTAGGTTCCCTGACATCTTTCTCATACTTTCGATACGAAGCAGTGGGAATATCCAGTATTTCTGAAAAGCCAACCTGAGAATAACCCAAGTTGATACGTAACTGTTTTAATCTTGTAGCAAAAGTATTTGACATATGACCCAATCCGGTTAATTATTTATCCACCTGACCCGTTCAGACTACATGACTCTCAGTCAAATGTCTAACCGGGACGAAAAATTAAACACTTGGCCGGAACAGTCCCCGGATAGGTGTAGGCTCAGACCTGTGCTTAGGCGCGTGTTGGTTTTATGGCGTTAAACACTTTGCTTTAGGTTTGTAAGACACTGTGATTGATAATAAGCGGATATGTTATGACTACTGTTAAAAGAAATGAATCTGTGCGTAAAGCACACACCATGGCAGCCAGGAAGCAAATTCAAACTGCTATTCGTCGTCTACGCAGAGAAATGAACTTAACTCAGGCTGAGTTAGGCAAAAAGCTTGTCACGCCTGTTGATCAGGCAACCATCTCTAACTGGGAGTGCGGTAAGTCTGACTTATCTGCCTGTCAATTACTCGATATTATGATGATTTTTGGCCAGCCAAACTTTATGAGTTTGCTGGAGCAGGGAGCGCAAAGCGACCTGGTTGACGAAAAGCAGTCAGCCTAACGCAATGAATCACTGACAGTATCTCTGTCAGGTAAGCCTCCTAGCTAACATATCGTGTTGTCTGGGCACGCTCGTGCCCGCTTTTTTTTATTCGTTTAAATGCTGATCTTGTACTAGCTTTCCATTGGGAGCGAGAGTCCTGACTCATGCGATTCTTTTCTGGTTAATAGCCAAGGTGCACTGTTTCTAAAAAGAGCAGGCTCTTCAGCTGGTGGTCCCGCCTCGTCACGCCTAGCAAACCTATATTGCCTTTTCAAGGTGCGCTGGGTGCAATTAAGCAAGTATAAGGAACCATTTTATGTCGTCAGCTAAATCGCAGTTAGGGTTTGATCAGAACCAACGTAAAATTATAATCGGGGAACAGCAGGACTCTGAGCTAGGTCCTTTGTGTCATCTTCCCGGCACGTGGAAAAATACGGGCAATCTCGAAGGTCATGGCTGGAATATGATAGCTTTGCCTTTTACGGCAGGCGATCTGGATTATCGGCTGCTGATGAACCAATATGACGAAGAACTGACTTTCAGCCTGGTTGATAAGGGCGTACCAAATCGGGGTATTCCGGAGGATCAATCCGTTGCTACGCTCGATTACACCCAAATCATTAACCAGATAGCTGCTCAAGACTATCCACATTCCGGGCTAGAGGGTAAACCTGGGCTGGCAATTCACCATGAACCCGGTCTGTGGTTACACATGCGTGATCAGTTAACCGATGACCTGGACATTGCTCGCCTGTCCAGTATTCCCCATGGCGATGCGGTGATCGCATTGGGTAAGAGTGCGCATTCTCAGTCTGGATTTGAGATCCCCGCGCTGAATGGCTTACCCATAGGGGTATCGGGCGATATAGGCACCAATCCTTACCTGGCGCCCTATAAACACTTCAGAGATCAGCCTTTTGAAGGCCTGTTTGATCCAACCCAGGCAAATGCACTGCTGCAAAAAGTCATTGCCCCTTTACTGAGCGCTGGCAAAGTGAAAAATACGACCAAGCTGGAAGTGCGTACAACCGCGGCGTCCGGCTCTGTAAACAATATTCCGTTTGTCACGCGCCAGGCAAATGCCGCTGAAGTACATTCCACATTTTGGATTTACGAATTAACGGAGACTGACCAACACGGCAACCCAAAGCTTTGGTTACAGTATTCTCAGAACGTGATCCTGGACTTTTTCAATCGTAAAGACAGGCCCGGCGAATTGATCCGCTGGCCACACATCAGCATCAATACGCTGGAAAAAGTGGACACCTGATAATCGCAGTCACTGCTGCTTGCTTTTGGTTTGCAGCAGTGGCGCTTTCTCGTCAGGTTACAGAGTCAACTCGATTTGGCGTTTAAAATGAGGAGGGACAGATCCATTGTGTCTTGCAATTTAACCAATAAGGGAACACACTAGGCAGAAATAATTAACAATAAAGCCACAAGCGCATGGCGTAGTAAACGCCGTAAGCTAACACCTTGGTTAGAATTAGCATGTTCACACTGGTCATATTATCTTTGGGTTGTCTTCATGGTCTGTATCTCAGTTACGAACTGATACGGAAGAATACAGCGAATGATGCAAACAGGATGCTTGCTTTGTGTGTTCAGTGCTTTGTTGCACTGTTGTTTTTTATATTGCTTGATGAAAGTGGGGCGTTTTACTATTTGCCTCATCTTATAGGGTTTCAGGAGCCTCTGACCTTCCTGCTGGCACCGTGTTTTTATTACTACGTACTCAGATTAACGTCGCCTGTCTATATAGCGTTTAATCGCGTTCATTTACTGCCGTTTGTGCTGGCACTGCTTTGTGCTATTCCGTTCTTCTTACTCGATGCACGCAGTAAATGGCAATTTTTGTATGGTGATATGTATGCCCCGGATCTGCCATCCTGGTACCTGACAGGGTCTGAAAATGTTTTTATTTTTGGCGCTATGTTGCAGGTCGCAGTGTATCTGGTATTTGCGTGGCGCAGACTCAATGCTTACCAGATCCTCTCGGCTAATAACTTTTCGTCACTTGAACTTATCAACCTGAACTGGCTAAGACGTCTGCTCATTATGTTGTTTTCGCTTTATGGGCTGTGGTTCATCGATGAAGCGATAGAAGTGAATGCCATGGCGTGTATTGATCATGACAACGGATTTGGCTGTGAGTATGGCTGGTTGATTGGTGAGCGCTGGTTCTTTTTCTCTGAGCTGGGCGTAGTTATCTTTTTTTATTTAATGAGTTATTACGGCTTGCGTCAGCCAGAAATATTTATCAAAAAAAATCAATATGTTGAACTTGATAAGCCGCACAGCGAAAAGTACTTA contains:
- a CDS encoding TonB-dependent copper receptor, with product MTRNLIWLAVTAAFSAQSQDAQHDTHTDSLERIVVIAPMHSPLDIKTDPKAPRQPLPAQDGADLLSSIAGFSLVKKGGASSDPVFRGMAGSRLNIITDGGQTLGGCGGRMDPPTAYITPQTYDTLTVIKGPQTVLYGPGNSAATVIFERESERLSEAGWQGFANATLGSFGKRMVNADVKGGTEDYYARLAASKSDADDYEDGEGQSIHSAYDKWNLDSEFAYTPDDDSLYSLSLGRSDGEVAYADRMMDGSKFDRNHVALSVELDELSGFSHALEANVYYNNIDHIMDNHSLRTFTPTMMMKAPTSSNPDRRTWGGKLMLTSAVNTKHTLRYGVDHQQNRHRIRVSMNQPMIPVETLPRRDNAEFKQTGLFGEFEYALKTEGPKRSQWVSGLRIDDWSATDKRQQLGSMMMPMPNPTADQTRDDTLLSGFTRYQVQHKDMSYYIGAGHSERFPDYWELMGGGRRSVDSMSAFLLETEKTNQLDIGWMLQKSAMTTSVSLFYNRIDDYLLTDNQYEVMDKTLAVTRNIDAQTMGLEMETQVELSKQLNFTTSINYVRGSNKTDHTALAQQPPLQARFAMDYTLDKWQVGGLWRLVKSQDRVAIGQGNIAGQDVGPSHGFGTLALNLSYSHSDELLLSLGVDNVLDKTYAEHLSRAGAMVSGYAQIDKVNEASRTLWANVNWRF
- a CDS encoding EAL and HDOD domain-containing protein, which gives rise to MYFYAARQPILNKNKELVGYELLFRDGLDNVFPEIDGSEATSRLIEGSQFNFGLEDLTDNKPAYINFTLDTLLKGYPTMMGREQLVVEILETVQPGKRLLGAVQDLKQKGYTIVLDDYQHQKVWRHFYPFIDQIKIDMLTTDVATIEEIKEAIAPFKNIELVAEKVETHEQYQQALDLGFSYFQGFFFAKPEVVQSKTLPPSEMALAELLYETSSVDVDLKRITQVFERDVNLSYKLLRYSNSAAFKRRAEISTIKQALVVLGNQELKKFLSLLFASQVSSEKPLELVRLSLTRARFAELLAVKHRNLKDTGMAFLAGMMSLMDAILDESMDSVMNKLPLAIEIKDALVKQEGLLASYLALIKLYEQAEWQGANELSQQLGLDPDLLPDYYHEALQWCDQQMEVMAI
- the putP gene encoding sodium/proline symporter PutP; the protein is METGTMISLAMYFIAMLGIGLYAYRKSTSDVSGYMLGGRSLPPSVAALSAGASDMSGWILMGLPGAMFVSGFSSTWIAIGLLIGAFLNYLLVAPRLRVYTELANDAITIPDYFANRFEDKGNALRIVSALVIIVFFTMYTSAGVVSGGKLFENSFGMSYEAGLYITTGVVVLYTLFGGFLAVSLTDFVQGCIMFLALILVPVVTYSLLDNPLNVTLNEINPQLLTLIGAGGAIGIVSAMSWGLGYFGQPHIIVRFMSVRSVKDMPTARRIGMSWMLVATLGAITTGLFGAAYAHEKGIVVEDPETIFLILSELLFHPLIAGFLLAAILAAIMSTISSQLLVSSSSLTEDFYKIFLRKEASDKELVLVGRISVALVSMFAIYLAYDRDSTILSLVSNAWAGFGAAFGPLVLLSLFWKRMNFAGALSGMIVGAATVLFWIYGPVTVDGQPLSALIYEIVPGFIASAIAIVAVSLATSAPRTEITDTFEEMQKAL
- a CDS encoding LysR family transcriptional regulator; this encodes MALSVSLQALRAFDAAARHGSFKHAAEELSLTPTAISHHISKLEHRLNVRLFQRLPRKVLLTETGVLLANATSEGFATIESALADIQQLNEVVQVSTTSSFAALVLLPAQGAFSARYPDISMQVSSGELPDNLPNSIPVRLGNIKDVPVEDRLSGERFNLFGSKALRALEGAAVRPLLYTTRWKNRELCEPPLDDWLAHNGLSKADFVIREFDQELFGIQQAVIENALVFCSEILARGMCSTGQLAPVGEKSITSPLCYYIPNKTRFRTHNAVKFIEWIQDLVRLKSSNRR
- a CDS encoding FMN-dependent NADH-azoreductase, whose product is MSTILHIDSSVRAIDNDNPSHNSLSKQIARQFVESWQETSSIDEYIYRDVGIHPPQFITQDWIGAVFTPESKRTADQKLLLALSDTLIDELTRADIIVISTPMYNYGMPAQLKAWFDQIVRVNKTFDFDLKRGDFPLAPLLSGKTLVAIASCGEFGFEEPEIRAKSNHLMPHLRTLSRYLGVETMYEIVSEYQEFADDRHQASLTQAFEQAQSLALALAQSQQITHTDEQLV
- a CDS encoding helix-turn-helix domain-containing protein, which translates into the protein MSNTFATRLKQLRINLGYSQVGFSEILDIPTASYRKYEKDVREPTLSVVSKFFLHPATKDSALWLLTGEQQNVTHTPPAPVEPPLAYHSDMEQSLITSIANSLEFISHMKWFTPGTQAGYQDYGHIILRDLKPLLQQSSVAHNEKKRA
- a CDS encoding helix-turn-helix domain-containing protein, translated to MTTVKRNESVRKAHTMAARKQIQTAIRRLRREMNLTQAELGKKLVTPVDQATISNWECGKSDLSACQLLDIMMIFGQPNFMSLLEQGAQSDLVDEKQSA
- a CDS encoding heme-binding protein translates to MSSAKSQLGFDQNQRKIIIGEQQDSELGPLCHLPGTWKNTGNLEGHGWNMIALPFTAGDLDYRLLMNQYDEELTFSLVDKGVPNRGIPEDQSVATLDYTQIINQIAAQDYPHSGLEGKPGLAIHHEPGLWLHMRDQLTDDLDIARLSSIPHGDAVIALGKSAHSQSGFEIPALNGLPIGVSGDIGTNPYLAPYKHFRDQPFEGLFDPTQANALLQKVIAPLLSAGKVKNTTKLEVRTTAASGSVNNIPFVTRQANAAEVHSTFWIYELTETDQHGNPKLWLQYSQNVILDFFNRKDRPGELIRWPHISINTLEKVDT